The genomic segment CGGGAGCATTATCGGGCTGACCGCGATTCCTTTAAGCTGGATCTCAAATTGAACGGCTCCTATATTATTGAGTTGTTCTCCTTCCCTTCGCCACCGAAGAGATCCAGCTTTCCTGAAGCAGCCGGGCTCCGACATTTAGCTTTTGAAGTGGACAACCTGGCCGACGAAATGGCTAAACTGGAAGCTGCCGGTATTCTCCATGAAGGAATCCGCGTTGATCCACTGACCAACAAAAAGTTTACCTTCTTTTCCGATCCGGACGAGCTGCCGATCGAATTGTATGAACGCTAAACAGAAAAGGCATTGACTTTCATCAATGCCTTTTTTATTCTTGTCGTAAATCTGTCCGTAGATAAACTATCCACTTGTCTTTCCGAATTCGGAAAGCACATTACAGTTTACGTTTTACTTCGACTTGCTCGTAAGCTTCCACAATGTCTCCGACCTGAATATCATTGAAGCGATCAATATTTAGACCACATTCATAACCTTGGCTAACTTCTTTGACATCATCTTTGAAACGTTTTAAGGAAGCCAGCTTACCAGTATGGATCACCACACCGTCTCTGATGACACGGATATCGTTATTTCTACTGATCTTACCTTCGCGAACCATACATCCAGCAATGGTACCCACTTTCGAAATTTTAAAGGTCTCCCTGATTTCAACCTCAGCCACAATTTTTTCTTCGTATTTCGGAGCCAACATACCCTCCATCGCAGATTTGATCTCTTCGATCGCATCGTAAATGATAGAATATAAACGCACATCAATTTGCTCATTTTCTGCCAGTTTACGTGCATTTTGCGTTGGTCGCACCTGGAAACCAATGATGATCGCATCAGAAGCGGAGGCCAATAATACATCCGATTCAGAGATCGCACCTACAGACTTATGGATAATGTTAACCTGGATTTCATCAGTCGACAATTTCAGTAATGAATCTGACAGGGCCTCAATGGAACCATCCACATCCCCTTTGACGATGATATTAAGCTCCTTAAAGTTACCAATAGCCAAACGACGGCCGATCTCATCTAATGTGATATGCTTCGTAGCACGCATTCCCTGCTCACGCTGTAGCTGAAGGCGTTTGTTGGCCACTGTACGGGCTTCGGACTCGCTCTCCAATACATAGAGTTTATCACCAGCAGTAGGCGCTCCGGACATCCCTAAAATTTGTACCGGAACTGATGGACCAGCCTCTTTCACACGTTCGCCTCTTTCATTGGTCAAAGCTTTCACTTTACCCGAATGGGAACCTGCCAAAATCGGATCACCAACACGTAAGGTACCGCCCTGAATGAGCACCGTCGTCACAATACCCCGTCCTTTGTCCAAAGCAGCTTCGATGACCGAACCCACAGCACGTTTCTTAGGGTCAGCTTTCAGATCCAACATTTCAGCCTCCAAAAGAACTTTCTCGAGTAGAAGATCTACGTTTTCACCTGTTTTAGCCGAAATCTCCTGTGCCTGGAATTTACCGCCCCAGTCCTCAACAAGAATGTTCATGGCCGAAAGTTGCTCGCGAATCCGATCAGCATTTGCGCCCGGTTTGTCCACCTTGGTAAAGGCAAACACAATAGGCACACCTGCTGCCTGAGCATGATTAATGGCCTCTTTGGTCTGAGGCATGACGGCATCGTCAGCCGCAATGACGATAATAACGATATCCGTCACTTTAGCTCCACGTGCACGCATCGCCGTAAAGGCCTCGTGGCCCGGTGTATCTAAAAATGTAATCTTGCGATTATCATCTAATTTTACAGCATATGCACCAATGTGCTGGGTGATACCTCCTGCTTCCCCCGACGTAACGTTTGCTTTACGGATATAATCCAGTAAAGATGTCTTACCGTGGTCCACGTGACCCATCACCGTTACGATAGGTGCCCGAGGGATCAGATTCGCCTCTGTATCTGGTTCTTCCAGTTCGGCAGTTTCCTCGTCCTCAGGTTTAATAAACTCTACCTGATAACCAAATTCATCTGCTACGATGGCTAATGTCTCCGCATCCAAACGTTGGTTAATGGACACAAACATACCCAAACTCATACAAGTTGCAATAATTTGCGTAACAGGCACATCCATTAAGTTAGCTAGTTCGTTGGCCGTTACAAATTCTGTAACCCGCAGAACTTTTGCCATCAGTTCCTGTTCCATTGCAGCTTCTTCAGCATGTTGCGCCACGTCATCACGTTTTTGACGTCTCAGCTTAGCACGCTGCGCAAACTTACCAGATTTACCGGCACCGCTCAAACGGGCAAGTGTTGCCTTGATCTGGTCTTGGATTTCCTTTTCAGAAGGTTCTTCCTTATTCTCAACAGGTCTTCCTTTTCCTCGGTTGTCAAAACGTCCCTGCTGTGGTCTTCCCCCCTGTCCAGGCCTACCTTGATGCTGACTATTGCCTCCTTGGCCCGGTCTTCCAGAATGTGGTGCATTTTGCCCCTGACGGTTATTAGCATTACCTGTATTTCCAGCATGGCCACCTCTATTTTGTTGATCACGGCCAGCGTTTCCATCACGAGGTCCGCGGTTCTGGTGACCACCTTGTCCAGCATTCGGATTCACTGGACCATTTGGATTTGTACGCTTACGCTTACGTTTTTCATTATTGTTACCAGCATTGGAAGAGGAAGCCACTGGCTTATGAGAAGGTCTTGCAGAGGGCAATTCGATTTTACCGATTACCTTGGGACCAGTTAATCTCTCTGCACGGGCAGAAATGATATCATCTTCGTCTTTTTTTTCAGGCTCCGCTGTCGGAGCTGCTGCTACAGCTTTAACTGCTGTTTCGTCTTTTTTCTTGTCTTCTACCTTCACAGGTTCAGTTTTAGTCTCTACAACCGGAGTTGCTTTTACTTCAGTTTTATCTACTTCAGGTTTTGAAGTTTCAACCTCTGGCACAACGGCTTCCGGTTTCTTTTCGACAACCTGTGGTTCTTCTTTATTTGCTTCCGCGGCAGCACCTCTTCCTTCTGCTTTTACATCAGCCTTAGCCTCCGCTGCTGTATCTTTGGCAACGTTAGGTTCCTGATTTGAAGCCCCCTCTTTTTTATGTCTGCTCCCACCTCTGTTTAGGGCGTCAAGATCGATTTTGCCAACCACTTTCATTCCTCCTTGATGAACAGGCTCCTCTACTGGTTTAGCTGGAGCAGTGTCCTTGGCAGACGGAATCTCTACAGTATTCTTAACCAAAATTTCCTTTGGCTCCTCATGTTCTTCAAAATCGTCATTTCTAGATGATTCTTTAGGAGAAGCGGACGGCGACTCCTCACGACGAATTTTGCCAATAACGATCTGTTTAGCTTCATCTTTCAGTGATTTGTCTCCCTGAAACTCTTTTAACAGCACACCATACATCTCTCCGCTTAGTTTAGTGTTAGGTTTTGCTTCTACATCATATCCTTTTTTCACTAAACATTCGACGGCGGTATGTATCCCGATGTTGAGTTCCTTTGCTGCTTTAAGCAAGTTTGTTCCTTTTCCTTCAGTCATCTATAATATAAACTATTTTAATGTAATTACAAAAATATGATTTTTTCTATCCATAAACAATTTATTCCGTCTGTTAGATTGAAAAAAATCGACAAGCTGAATTTTACTCAAATTCAGCTTGCAATATACGTACGATCTCGCGAATGGTATCCTCTTCCAGATCGGTACGTCTCACGAGCTCTTCCTCGCTCAACGATAAAACCGACTTCGCAGAATCCAATCCTACCCGTTTCAATTCGTCAATAACCCAGCCTTCAATTTCGTCGCTGAACTCTTCAATGTCCACATCCTCATCGAACTCATCATTTTCACGGTAAACATCAATTTCGTAACCAGTCAGCTTACCCGCAAGCTTGATATTGTGTCCCCCACGGCCAATAGCCAATGAAACCTGATCCGATTTTAGATAGACCGCCGCAGTTTTATTCTCTTCATCTATCTTAATGGAACTGATGCGCGCGGGACTTAGGGCACGTGCAATATACAAAGAATGATTTGTGGTGAAGTTAATCACATCAATATTCTCGTTTCGCAGTTCACGAACGATACCATGTATACGTGAGCCTTTCATACCCACACATGCTCCCACAGGATCAATACGGTCGTCGTAAGATTCCACAGCAACTTTTGCGCGTTCCCCCGGTTCACGAACAATTTTTTTAATCGTAATCAATCCATCGAAAATCTCTGGTACTTCAAGCTCAAATAAGCGCTGCAAAAACGCCGGTGCTGTACGTGAAATGATAATCTTCGGATTATTGTTCATCATATCCACTTTATGAACGACAGCACGGATACCATCCCCTTTTTTGAAATAATCAGCTGGAATCTGCTCCGACTTCGGTAAAATCAACTCATTACCATCCTCATCCAGTACAAGAATCTCTTTCTTCCAGATCTGATAGACTTCACCGATAACTAATTCGCCCTCCCTGTCTTTGTATTTCTTAAAGACCTCGTCTTTCTCCAGTTCAAGGATCTTGGAAACCAAGGTTTGGCGCGCTGCCAGAATAGCCCGGCGTCCAAAACTCTCTAATGTAATCTGTTCAATAAAATCATCGCCTACTTCCAGATCCTCATCATGCTTTCTTGCTTCCGCCAGCTCAATCTCGAGATCATCATCTTCCGAAAATTCATCCTCCACAACGACACGCGTTCTCCAGATTTCCAAATCTCCGTTGTCCGGATTCACGATGACGTCCACATTTTCATCCGTACCGAAACGACGACGGATCATACTGCGAAAAACCTCCTCCAATACGGTGATGACTGTAGGTCTATCGATATTTTTAAACTCTTTAAACTCCTGAAAAGAGTCTATCAGATTGATGTTGCTGTTGCTCATTATTCTTTTAAAATGAAATTACCACTTTTGTTGCTTTTATCTGGTCAAAAGGAAGCTCTTTCTCCACCTCTTGTACTTTTTTGCCTTTTTCTTTAATTTTTTGAAGAACGTTAATTTTAGTATCATCCACGGCAGTCAATTTACCCTCAACTTTTGTATTGTCATTTAGCTTGACCTGAACCGTACGGCCTATATTTTTCTGGTACTGTCGCAAATTCACAAAATTTGCATCTATTCCCGGTGATGAAACCTCCAGACGATAGGCATTATCAACGACATTTTCCTCTTCCAAATGGTACCCTACGTGGCGGCTTACCTGTGCACAGTCATCAATATTCACCCCATTATCCCCATCCAAAAGAATTTCCAAAATCTTATTTGGATGCATTTTCACACTGACAATAAACAAATCCTCGCGATCTGCTATCTTTTCTTGTATGAGTTCGACAACTCGTTTTTCTACATCTTGCATTGTTCTGCTTGCTAGAAACGCTAAAATTAATTGTATTAAAAAAAGGGGGCAATATAAGCCCCCTTCCTTTCAGATTATGCAAATATAGTACTTTATAAAATAAAAAACAAATACCTAGCAAATTCCACAACGTAATTTGACAATTACTTCGAATTGTCGACCACCGCATTAATTGTTTTTTGCATCTGGGCCATCATACTGGTGAGCGTCTCCATTGTCGGCTCCGGCGTCGGCTCCGGCAGCTGCGTACTGATAAATGCCTTAGCTTTCCAGACCTCCAGAATATCGGAAGTCTCCACCCAATAGGGCTCGTAAGTTTTGTTGTCCGACACGAGTTTCAGCCCCTTATCCTCTTTGAATTTGTAAGCAATACGCTTGTACACCACACCTTCTTCTTTCGACACAACAACATAGGTCTGCCCGGGCTTGATGTCATGCCAGTTCTCCACGTATTCAGCAACGATAATCGAGCCGGATGGAAGCGGAAGCATGGAATCCCCTTTTATTTCAAAGGCCCGGAAAGTGCCTTGCCCAAACATAGGCAACGAAAACTTAGGCAGCTCTGCCACGTATTCCGGATCACCATAACCGTTTAAATAGCCCGCACTCGCTTTAACAGGCACCAGTTCGATATTCTCACGGTTGTCCGCGTCTACAGTCACACTGAGCACCCTTAAATTGGAAGCGTTACTTTTGGGCACCGGTTTCCACTTCTCATCAATTACATCGTTCGCCAGCTCATCCATGGTCAAACCATAAAATTCAGCTATTTTTTTTAGTAATTCATATTTTGGCTCAGCTCTATCCTCTTCATAAGCGCCGACAGAAGCTCTTTTAATTTCCATTATATCAGCAAATTGCTGCTGAGTAAGTTTCTTTCCTTTTCTAAGGAATTTCAGGTTGGACGAAATATTTGACATATTATTTTTTCAAAAAATATTTTGCAAAAACTAATTTTATTAGTAATATTGTGCCAATAAAATTAGTAAATAAATTTTAAACATCCAAATAATTTAGCATTATGGGTAATTTTATTGTATATATATTGACTGATAACAATAGAAATCACTTCAAAATCGACTTCACATCCAACATTATACGTACAGCCATTGAGCTGCAGCAATCCAGTAATTTTATTTTTCAGCAGGGCCCAGATTTAACCCGTATCATTTACTGTGAAACATTTCCCAGCTTGGGAGCAGCCCGAAAAAAAATACAGGAACTGCAGCGATTTACCAGAATGCAGATCGAAAGAATCATCCGTAAACACAATCCGAACTGGAACAATCTGTTTCAGCAGCCGCAGCAAGGATACCCGAAAAGCACCTCACATTACGCAGCTTAATACCACCTAGCTTAGTTGATAAACCTGCCTGAAAACGAAAAAAGCCGCCTGCGTTCGGCAGGCAGCCTTATATATTCGTGTATCCCGTTTTACACCCCCTGTGGACCCATATTTTCCCTAGATGGCAGATGTGTTCCGGTATCTGCGGAATGACCACCCTGCTGATCCGTACTTTCCGAAGCTCCGTTATCTCCGCCGCTGTTATGCTGTCCAGCTGCCTGCTCTTCTGCACCTTCTTCTTCTGGTCCTATAAAACCTTCATCAACCTGTTCATCCGTATTGGTCGAGTCGCTCTGCTCCGGCTCAGGATCACTATAACGCGGTGTCTCACACTTATAAGGTTTGGTGATATCCACAGTTGGGGCCGGAAATTTCCCTTGTACATAACCGAGTTGCTTATCTTTATAAACCGACTCCAAAAACACACCGAAAATAGGCAGAGCGGTACGTGAACCCTCCCCAGTATGCGAATTCTTAAAGTGAATGCTGCGCTCGTCACAGCCAACCCATATACCAGTGACCAGATCTTTGGTCACCCCCATATACCAGCCATCCACATATTCTGACGACGTACCCGTTTTACCACCGATTTCATTTTCCTTATCAAAGAGATCCCACTCCCACAACCCTTGGGACGTGCCCCGCGGTTCTTCCATTCCGCCTCTGAGCATATAAGTCATCAGCCAGGCATCCTGCTTATTAACAACCTGTTTGCGCTCTGCCTGAAATGTGGCGATTACATTACCGTCATGATCCTCGATTTTTGAAACGAGAACCGGTGTCAAACGCTCCCCATGATTCATCATTGTTGCATAACCATTCACCATTTCAAATACCGAAACATCGTTTGGCCCCAGACCAACCGACGCCACGGGGTTCAGTTTGCTCGTAATACCGCAGCGCTGCGCCGCGTCGACAACTTTAGCCGGCGTCACCTTTTCCGTTAACTGCACGGTCACTGAGTTAATAGAACGTGCCATGGCATGCCGCAGAGTCATTTCCCGGTAGGAAAAACTCCAGTCTGCATTTTTAGGCTCCCATACTTCTATGGAATCTCCCTTATCAATCTTGATGGTGACCGGCTTGTCCGTAATTTTATCACATGGTGACATTCCCGATTCCAATGCTGCCAGATATACAAAAGGCTTGAATGTCGAGCCTGCCTGCCGCTTAGCCTGCATAACGTGGTCATATTTGAAATATTCATGGTTGATCCCCCCCACCCAGGCTTTAATTTCGCCGGAATAGGGATCCATTGACATCATGCCTGCATTGAGCATCATCGCATAATATTTCAAAGAGTCCATTGTAGACATTTCTTTTTCGATCTTTCCACCGTCTTTCCAGTTATAGACCTCCATTTTTTTCTTTTTGTTCAAGAAGAAATTGATGCTGTCCGGATTATTTGGATATTTTCTGGTTAAATACGCATAATAAGGTGTCTTTTTGGCCAGATTGTCCAAAAAGTTTGGAATTACCTTGCCCGAAAGGTCACGCCAAGGCTCCTGCCCCGACCAGGTGTTGTTCAAACGCTGCTGTAACTCCGCCATTTGTTTTGCAACAGCCGCTTCCGCATGTCTTTGAAGTTTTGAATTAATGGTAGTATAGATCTTCAAACCATCAGTATAGATATCGTAGTTATTCTCCTCCGACCATTTCTCCAGCCATTTGGCGACAGCGGTCCGCAAGTAAGAATCGCCCCCGGCATTAATTTCTTGATTATTGGTATGCAGTACAATTTTCTCTTTGATCAAATTTTCGTATTCTGCCTTTTTCAGGAAATTGGCCTTATAAAGCTGACCCAAAACTGTATTTTTGCGATCAAACGCTTTTTCAGGATTACGGATCGGGTTATAGAGTGTGGTTCCCTTCAGCATGCCGATCAATACCGCAGCTTCATTCTGGTCCAGCTGAATAGCCCTTTTCGAAAAGTAACGTTTTGCGGCCGTCTCTATACCGTAAGCATTGTTACTAAAAGACACTGTATTCAGATACATTTCCAATATCTGATTTTTTGTGTATCGCTGCTCCAGTTTATAGGCTGTCATCCATTCCTTGAATTTCGTAATCACCAGTCCTGCGCCGGGCAACCGCGTCAGCAGCCCACCGGATTTATTGTATCGGGTGCGGTACAGATTCTTCGCCAGTTGTTGTGTAATCGTGCTCGCCCCTCGTTTATCCCCTTTCAATGTCGAGACTATTCCTGAACCCAAACCTAGAAAATCGACCCCATTGTGGCTATAGAAACGTACGTCTTCCGTAGCAATCAGTGCATTGATCACTGTTTTTGGAATACTGTCAAAAGGGATTGGATTTCTGTCCTCATCAAAATAGCGGCCTATCAGAACACTGTCAGCCGTATAGAGCTCAGTCGAGATATTAACGCTGGGCATAATGATATCCTTTTTCGTTGGCGAGTAGCCAAAAAGCCACAGAAAGTTAAGCTGTATGGCACAAATCAGGATGATTACGAAATATATTGCAATAACGAGGTAACGAACGACCCTATTCTTAATACGTCTGAACATAAATGGAAATTTATCTTATATTCAACACACCGGATCGACAAAAGGTTTTACTGCCGCTCGATATGCTGCTTCACATGTTTCAGGGGCTAAATATACAACTAAATAAATCTCTCCAATCACGTATTTACATTTTTTAACAATAAAAAATACGCATTTCTTTGTGATTTTGCAAACGTAAAAACGGCAGAACATAATTAAATCCGGAAACAATATAAGACAGCCAGAAAGCGTAAAAAAAAGGAGGAACAGCTTTTTCTTCATAAGGAAGCAAGTCGACAGGTTCCACAAATATTATACCTACTTTTAATTTATTATCTATTTTATTCTAAAATAATAATGATATTTGCTTAATTTTAGATGTAAACTAGTCAACTATTAGCATGTTAAAACAGACATTACAACAAAAGCTATTACAAAAACTGTCACCTCAGCAAATTCAGTTTATCAAGTTGCTGCAGGTACCCACAGTTTCTTTAGATGCCAGAATAAAAGAAGAATTAGAAGAAAACCCCGCTTTGGAAGATGGTAGCTTGACTAATATGACCGACCCTATAGAAGAGTATCCTGACAAAGATCCTGATGACAACTTTGATAACGAAGAAGGATTTGATTCGGATGACCTCAGCCTGGAAGATTACATCCAGGAAGATGACTATAAAGACTACGGAAATGGCTATGACTATGGCGACGATGACGAGGACCGCAAGGAAATGCCCGTTGCCATTCAGCATTCCTTTTACGAACAGCTTCAAGAACAGCTGGATCTGCTGGCTCTCGATGACAAACACTTTTTGATTGGTCAGCAGATCATAGGCAGCCTCGATGACGATGGCTACCTCCGGCGCCCCATCATCAACCTCGTGGACGACCTGGCTTTCGGGCAAAACGTCATGACCGACGAACAGGAGGTACTTGAGATGCTTAAGGTCATACAGGACTTTGAACCTGCCGGCATAGGTGCCAGAGATCTGCAGGAATGTCTTTTGATCCAGCTACAGAAAAAGGACCCTAACAGCCCAACCATCAAGCTGGCCATCAGGGTTGTCGCAGATTATCTGGAAGAATTTACCAAAAAACATTACGACAAGCTGGAAAAATCACTGGGTGTTTCATCCGAAGATTTAAAAAACGTCGTCAATGAAATACTAAAACTAAACCCCAAACCCGGAGATTCTGGCGCGGTAGCGGGCAAACAGCTCCACATCATCCCCGATTTCCATATCAGCAACAACGACGGCACACTGCATTTGACACTCAACGGACGTAATGCACCCGAGCTTCGAATCAGCCGTGATTACCAGCACATGTTTGAACATTATGAAAAGTCTGATCAAAAGGACAAAAAAATGAAAGAAGCTGTGCAGTTCGTCAAACAGAAACTCGATTCGGCCAAATGGTTCATAGATGCCATTAAGCAGCGGCAGCAGACCCTGCTCAAAACGATGAATGCAATCATGGAATATCAGTATGAGTATTTTCTGACAGGTGATGACCGCAAATTAAAGCCGATGATATTAAAAGATATCGCCGACAAAATTGACATGGATATATCCACCGTCTCCCGTGTGGCAAATTCAAAATATGTGCAGACCGAATTCGGCACATTCCTGTTGAAGTCCTTTTTCTCAGAGGCCATACAAACAGATTCTGGAGAGGAAGTATCCAACAAAGAGGTCAAGAAAATATTGGAAGAATGTATTGCCAAGGAAAATAAACGCAAACCTTTGGCAGACGAAAAATTAACTGAGATCCTCAAGGAAAAAGGCTATAACATTGCCCGACGTACCGTGGCCAAATACCGCGAAGCACTCAACATTCCTGTGGCAAGATTACGAAAAGAGCTCTAAGAGCTCTTTTTGCTTTTGCGATCTGCCAAATCTGAATTAAGAATAGTATCTTTGTGCTTGAATTAAATAAGCATGAAGGAATGAGCAAAGTAAACGTTGGAGTCGTACAGATGAGCTGTACCGCAAACAAACAGGATAATCTCGAAAAAGCGATCACCAAAGTAAAAGAAGCCGCTGCAAAGGGCGCACAAATTGTATGCCTGCAAGAACTCTTTACCTCTTTATATTTCTGCGATGTCGAAGATTATGACAATTTCGCACTAGCTGAATCTATCCCCGGACCATCGACAGATGCGCTTTCCGCTGTGGCAAAAGAAACAGGAGTCGTTATCATCGCTTCATTATTTGAAAAAAGAGCTGAAGGCCTCTACCATAACACCACAGCTGTATTGGATGCCGATGGCTCCTACTTAGGAAAATACCGTAAAATGCACATCCCTGATGATCCCGCATTTTACGAAAAATTCTATTTCACCCCCGGCGATCTGGGATATAAAGTTTTCAAAACAAAATTTGGCCGGATCGGTGTGTTGATCTGCTGGGACCAATGGTACCCCGAAGCCTCCAGAATAACAGCGCTGATGGGTGCAGAAATCCTCTTTTACCCTACTGCGATCGGCTGGGCAACAGACCAGGACGAGGATACAAACCAAGATCAATACAATGCATGGCAGACGATACAACGTTCGCATGCAGTGGCGAATGGTGTACCCGTAGTATCTGTCAACCGTGTAGGCTTTGAGCAGAACGGCGCCATGAAATTCTGGGGCGGAAGCTTTGTCACCAATGCACAGGGCAGAATTCTTTACCTTGCTTCACACGATAAAGAAGAAGTGGAAGTGGTCGAACTGGACCTTAGCGAATCGGATTATTTCAGAAAGCACTGGCCTTTCCTGCGAGACCGCAGAATAGAGACTTATTCGCCAATAACCAAACGTTTTATCGACGAGGATTAATATAAAATCATATAGGCCATTTTTTTGCGTACTTCTAAACCGGAGGAACGGATTAAAATGGCTTTTACTTTTTTAGCATGGAACAAGAAAATACATTCACACAAGCATACTTTGACAACTCGCCCAAGAAACAGGGTTTTTCCTTTCCTCCCGAATGGGCAAAACAGGAAGCCCTGTGGTTGAGCTGGCCACATAAAGAGGAATCGTGGCCCGGAAAAATCGAAACCATATATCATCCTTATTGCGAATTCATCAAGGTAGTGGCCGCAGGACAGAAAGTTCGAATTAACGTGGCCGATGAGGAAATGAAAAGCTTTGCTTTGGCCGCATTGCAGCAAGTCACGTCAGACTTCTCCAATATCGAGTTCTATTTTAATCCGACCAACGATGCCTGGTGCCGCGATCATGGACCTGCTTTCCTCGTCAATGACAGCACCCAACAGAAGGCGGTTGTCGACTGGGGGTATAATGCCTGGGGCGGAAAGTACCCCCCATTTGATCTGGACGACGTGGTCCCTACGCGTATTGCTCAAACATTTAATTACCCGCTGTTTACACCCGATATTGTCATGGAGGGCGGCTCCGTCGAATTCAACGGTGCAGGGACAATCATGACAACAACTGCCTGTCTGCTCAACAAAAATCGCAATCCTCAGCTAAACAAAGAACAGATCGAAACTTACTTAAAAGAGTTTTATGGACAGGAGCAGGTTCTTTGGCTTGGCGACGGTATTGTAGGCGACGATACTGACGGCCATATCGACGATATTACCCGTTTTGTGGATGAGCATACCGTTTTGACCGTGGTCGAAGAAAATCCTGAAGACGAGAACTATGCCATACTTCAGGAAAACCTGCAGACCCTCCGTTCTTTCACATTGTTGAATGGGAATCCGCTCAACATTGTTGAACTGCCCATGCCGTCGCCTGTGATCTATGAAGACACCCGGCTTCCCGCTTCTTATGCCAACTTTTATATTGCCAACGAAGTCGTTGTGGTACCGACCTTCAATGACCGCAATGATCAGCGCGCTTTGGATATCATCCAGAAGTGCTTCCCTACACGAAAAGTCGTCGGCATTAACTCTGTCGATATCATCTGGGGCCTCGGCAGCTTTCATTGCCTGAGTCAGCAGGAACCGGCCATACGTTAAATAAATATCAAGGGCGTCCAAAAAAGATTGGACGCCCTTGTTTTTGTCAGTATCAGGACACCTATTTACCCATTAAACGACAATAACACTCACACCTGCTTTTTCCAGTGATTCCACAAAGCCTGCACTTACTTTATCATCGGTTATTAGCACGTCGATCTTATCAAAACCGCATATCCGGCCAAAACTGCGACGTCCGAACTTAGAAGAATCAGCCAGCACCACCACTTTTTGCGCAGTATCGATCATAATACGGTTCAATTGTGCTTCCTGTGCACTCGAAGTGGATA from the Sphingobacterium thalpophilum genome contains:
- the nusA gene encoding transcription termination factor NusA, translating into MSNSNINLIDSFQEFKEFKNIDRPTVITVLEEVFRSMIRRRFGTDENVDVIVNPDNGDLEIWRTRVVVEDEFSEDDDLEIELAEARKHDEDLEVGDDFIEQITLESFGRRAILAARQTLVSKILELEKDEVFKKYKDREGELVIGEVYQIWKKEILVLDEDGNELILPKSEQIPADYFKKGDGIRAVVHKVDMMNNNPKIIISRTAPAFLQRLFELEVPEIFDGLITIKKIVREPGERAKVAVESYDDRIDPVGACVGMKGSRIHGIVRELRNENIDVINFTTNHSLYIARALSPARISSIKIDEENKTAAVYLKSDQVSLAIGRGGHNIKLAGKLTGYEIDVYRENDEFDEDVDIEEFSDEIEGWVIDELKRVGLDSAKSVLSLSEEELVRRTDLEEDTIREIVRILQAEFE
- a CDS encoding XRE family transcriptional regulator, which produces MSNISSNLKFLRKGKKLTQQQFADIMEIKRASVGAYEEDRAEPKYELLKKIAEFYGLTMDELANDVIDEKWKPVPKSNASNLRVLSVTVDADNRENIELVPVKASAGYLNGYGDPEYVAELPKFSLPMFGQGTFRAFEIKGDSMLPLPSGSIIVAEYVENWHDIKPGQTYVVVSKEEGVVYKRIAYKFKEDKGLKLVSDNKTYEPYWVETSDILEVWKAKAFISTQLPEPTPEPTMETLTSMMAQMQKTINAVVDNSK
- the infB gene encoding translation initiation factor IF-2 — translated: MTEGKGTNLLKAAKELNIGIHTAVECLVKKGYDVEAKPNTKLSGEMYGVLLKEFQGDKSLKDEAKQIVIGKIRREESPSASPKESSRNDDFEEHEEPKEILVKNTVEIPSAKDTAPAKPVEEPVHQGGMKVVGKIDLDALNRGGSRHKKEGASNQEPNVAKDTAAEAKADVKAEGRGAAAEANKEEPQVVEKKPEAVVPEVETSKPEVDKTEVKATPVVETKTEPVKVEDKKKDETAVKAVAAAPTAEPEKKDEDDIISARAERLTGPKVIGKIELPSARPSHKPVASSSNAGNNNEKRKRKRTNPNGPVNPNAGQGGHQNRGPRDGNAGRDQQNRGGHAGNTGNANNRQGQNAPHSGRPGQGGNSQHQGRPGQGGRPQQGRFDNRGKGRPVENKEEPSEKEIQDQIKATLARLSGAGKSGKFAQRAKLRRQKRDDVAQHAEEAAMEQELMAKVLRVTEFVTANELANLMDVPVTQIIATCMSLGMFVSINQRLDAETLAIVADEFGYQVEFIKPEDEETAELEEPDTEANLIPRAPIVTVMGHVDHGKTSLLDYIRKANVTSGEAGGITQHIGAYAVKLDDNRKITFLDTPGHEAFTAMRARGAKVTDIVIIVIAADDAVMPQTKEAINHAQAAGVPIVFAFTKVDKPGANADRIREQLSAMNILVEDWGGKFQAQEISAKTGENVDLLLEKVLLEAEMLDLKADPKKRAVGSVIEAALDKGRGIVTTVLIQGGTLRVGDPILAGSHSGKVKALTNERGERVKEAGPSVPVQILGMSGAPTAGDKLYVLESESEARTVANKRLQLQREQGMRATKHITLDEIGRRLAIGNFKELNIIVKGDVDGSIEALSDSLLKLSTDEIQVNIIHKSVGAISESDVLLASASDAIIIGFQVRPTQNARKLAENEQIDVRLYSIIYDAIEEIKSAMEGMLAPKYEEKIVAEVEIRETFKISKVGTIAGCMVREGKISRNNDIRVIRDGVVIHTGKLASLKRFKDDVKEVSQGYECGLNIDRFNDIQVGDIVEAYEQVEVKRKL
- the gloA2 gene encoding SMU1112c/YaeR family gloxylase I-like metalloprotein, which translates into the protein MTLHLNRIHHIAIICSDYPRSKHFYTEILGLEIEREHYRADRDSFKLDLKLNGSYIIELFSFPSPPKRSSFPEAAGLRHLAFEVDNLADEMAKLEAAGILHEGIRVDPLTNKKFTFFSDPDELPIELYER
- the rimP gene encoding ribosome assembly cofactor RimP — protein: MQDVEKRVVELIQEKIADREDLFIVSVKMHPNKILEILLDGDNGVNIDDCAQVSRHVGYHLEEENVVDNAYRLEVSSPGIDANFVNLRQYQKNIGRTVQVKLNDNTKVEGKLTAVDDTKINVLQKIKEKGKKVQEVEKELPFDQIKATKVVISF